GAGGGGGTGCTGGGGCCCGGAAGAGCTATTGACTGCCCCCTGGATTTTGACCGTTACGGGGACCTGGCCTATGCCGAGCAATTGGTAAAAGCCATATCCTATCGCAACGACGGAAATGGCAAGCCCCATCCTTTCGGCGACGTTTTGGCCGAAGGGTTTGTTCGGGCAGCCGAGGCCTGGGGCCGGCTTTCGGGAGATAAATCGGATCTGAAAACCGGCAGGTTGCCGTTTCCGAACTGGGGCCTGCCTCGACACAAACTGGAACGGTCACAATTGGACTGGGCTTACGGCACGGTCCTTGGAGACCGCGACATCAATGAGCACTGCTTTGACATGCTACGGGCCTTTCCCACCGCGTACAAGCGCAGAAATATCCCGCTGCCGCCGGCCCGGGATGTGGTCAAGATCATCACAGACAAGATGGCCCCTTACCAGGGGGATCTAAAGATGCTCGATTTCTCCACCGAAAATATGTACTCGGACCACATTATAAAGCTGGTAACCTGGCACCGGTATTATACCCGTTTCTGGAAACAGTCGGCCCTGCTTTGCGATTTCAGATGGCCGGATTTCCTCAACTTGTACAGCCCGGATGGGTCTGGGGCTACCGGTTTGGCCGAACCAAGATTTTTCAATAATGTGACCGGCAAGAACCTTTCATATCTGGACGGTACCCTTTTGGGGAAGCGAATCTGGAATCTGGATCAGGCGATATGGACCCTTCAGGGCCGCCACAGGGACATGGTAACGTTTGCCGATTATCTTTATACTCAGCCCGGAACCACCTTTGACGGCTCGCCGGAATATATGCCGGGCATCCGTGATGGGAAATGGGATTATGTGAAAACAAGCGGCCGCCATTTCGACAGGGACAAGTTTGAAGACTTTAAAACCCGGTTTTATCGACACCAGGGATGGAATCCGGCCACGGGTTGGCCCACCCGGCTAACCCTGGAATCCATGGGACTCGAAGCGGTTGCTGATGAACTGGAAAAACAGGGAAGACTGGGTGCCTAACACCGCAGGTCGAAATCGTGAGTTCAGGCGCTGTAATCAAATCAAAGCTAAGTATCAGTTGGGCATCAAGATATTGTGGTCGTTTATTTGGAGCCTAAATCCAAGATAACGATTGTATATCACTTTCAAAATATTCATCAATAAATCTGATATTGCTCCAATCAACCGGTTAGGGCCACCTGTAGTACCATCTGGGTATTTAGTACCCGGCTTCGCTGATATGCATATCTATGTCTGAATTTGCACGTTGAAATATGTAAATGATAATTCGTCTACATCTGAAAGTACAATTTTAGATAGTTGGAAAAGATGGTTCAGTATCGATTGAGCAGCGAAATCAAAACACGGTTAATGGCAAACTCTCTATTTAAAAAGGCAAGGCTACAGAAAAAAGAGGCGGATGGCCTATTAAGAGAGCCTAGTCGAAATTTTAAGGTGTGCCTCTAAATAGAAAGGAATTTTCTGCAATGAACGTTCAAGAAGCGATTCAAAAACGACTTAGCATCCGACGCTATTCTGAAGCTTCGATTCCCGCTGATCATCTGAATGTCCTCTTTAAAGCTCTGCAATTCGCTGCCTCGAGTAACAATTGCCAGAACTGGGAATTTGTCTTGGTCAAAGATCCGGTGGTTAAACAAAGGCTTGTACCAGCATGTGGTAACCAGGGATTTGTCAAGGACTGTGCTTATTTTATTGCCGGCGTGGCTGATCCCAAACTTAAATGGCACATGGTCGATATCACCATCGCGCTAACTCAGTTCGCTCTGCAGGCTGTTGAACTGGGATATGGGACGTGTTGGATCGGCGCCTTCGATGAAGCCGGTATCAAACAAATCTTAAATATACCGACGGATAAAAAAGTGGTGATCTGCATGACACTGGGCCTACCAACCGATAAGCATGTTCCCAGGGGTAGAAAGACCCTTGAAGAAATTATTTACTTGAATCAGTTCGGCGCTCGTTTCGAATCGGGTGATTAATCCATTCATACCGTTCTTGATTAATTATTTTAAGTATAGCGGTTTTTAGAGGTTGATGAAATATGAAAGATTTTAGAAATAAAATCGTATACATTGTCGGAGGATCGAGCGGGATTGGGTTGTCGGCCGCCAGACTTTTGTTCGAATACGGTGCCCATATAACTATTTTTTCACGCGATAAACATAAGCTTGCCAGGGCAATAAAAGAAATTTCAGCACAACGCAACTTATCCGAACAGACCGTTGCCTGGATGCAGATGGATATTGCAGATAGATCTATGGTTGAACAGGTTCTGGAAACCTCTGTAAGACGGTATGGTATTCCCGATATCCTCATCAACTGTGCAGGCAGGGCTTACCCTCACTACTTTGAGGATATCAGTTACGAGCAGTTTGACGAAACCATGAAAATCAACTTTTATGGCATATGGCATACGACAAAGAAATTGGCGCCATTAATGAAAGAGAAGGGCGGCTACATCATCAATGTTTCTTCGATAGCAGGTTTTCTGGGTGTCTTCGGTTTAACCGACTACAGTGCATCCAAATTTGCTATTATGGGCTTTTCAGAGGCTCTGAGAAGCGAGCTAAAGCCATTTAACATTATGGTGTCGGTACTCTGTCCGCCAGATACGAACACACCTGCCTTTGATGTTGAGAACAAGACCAAACCGGAAGAAACGAAGGCTATTTC
The nucleotide sequence above comes from Deltaproteobacteria bacterium. Encoded proteins:
- a CDS encoding SDR family oxidoreductase codes for the protein MKDFRNKIVYIVGGSSGIGLSAARLLFEYGAHITIFSRDKHKLARAIKEISAQRNLSEQTVAWMQMDIADRSMVEQVLETSVRRYGIPDILINCAGRAYPHYFEDISYEQFDETMKINFYGIWHTTKKLAPLMKEKGGYIINVSSIAGFLGVFGLTDYSASKFAIMGFSEALRSELKPFNIMVSVLCPPDTNTPAFDVENKTKPEETKAISGNAGLMQPEDVAKALVKGIQKKQPIIIPGFEGRMTCLAKRLVPSLVERLMDRTIRRVQENSQL
- a CDS encoding nitroreductase family protein; this encodes MNVQEAIQKRLSIRRYSEASIPADHLNVLFKALQFAASSNNCQNWEFVLVKDPVVKQRLVPACGNQGFVKDCAYFIAGVADPKLKWHMVDITIALTQFALQAVELGYGTCWIGAFDEAGIKQILNIPTDKKVVICMTLGLPTDKHVPRGRKTLEEIIYLNQFGARFESGD